The sequence CACCTCGGCGAGATTCTGGAGAGCGACGAAGGGCAGGAAGATGCGCTGGACGCCGCGCGAGTCCATGAGCTGGAGCAGCGCATGGGCATCGCGGCGGACGTCCTCGGAGATGAGGACGAGCTCACCGCCGCCGGCCCAGGTGGCGAGCATCTCCTGGAAGGAGACGTCGAAGGAGAAGGCGGAGAACTGGAGGGTGGTGCCAGAGGGGACGGAGGAACTCTGGCACTGGAAGTGGATGAGGTTGACGAGGGAGGCGTGGTGCATGGCGACGCCCTTGGGGGCGCCGGTGGAGCCAGAGGTGAAGATGACGTAGGTGAGGGAGGAAGGCCCCGAGGAGGGCGGAGGATTCGTCTCGGGCTCGTGCGAGAAGGCGTCTGCCTCCGAGTCGAGGACGAGACGAGTCGCGGAGCCCGGAGGAAGGACGTCCTGGAGGTGACGCTGGGTGAGCAGGACGCGAGCGCCGGAGGCCTCCAGCATGGCGGCGAGGCGCTCAGGGGGGTATGCGGGGTCCAGGGGGACGTAGGCGCCGCCGGCCTTCAACGTGGCCAGCACGGCGATGGGCAAGTCGAGAGAGCGCTGGACGCAGATGCCCACGCGCTCATCGGGCCTCACGCCAAGAGCACGCAGATGGTGGGCGAGCTGATTGGCGCGGCGATTGAGCTCGGCGTAGGTGAGGCGCGAGTCACCGAAGCTGGCGGCGAAGGCGTCGGGAGTGCGCGAAGCGGTGGCCTCGAAGAGGGCGTGCACGGTGGGCACGGTGGGGTAGGGCAGTGCCGTGTCGTTCCACTCGCGCAGCACCTGATGCCGCTCCACGTCCGTGAGCAGCGGCAGTCGCGACACCGTCTCCGCGGGGTTCGCGCACGCGGCCTCCAGCAGCCGCGTGTAGTGCGCTGCCATGCGCAGGATGGTGGCCTCGTCGAAGAGGTCGCGGTTGTACTCCCACCGCCCCACCCAGCCGCTCGCGTCCTCGTAGAAGAAGAGGGTGATGTCGAAGCGCGCCACGCCCGGCTCGTACGCGACCTCCTCCACCGTGATGCCCGGCCACTTCAACGTCGCCAGCGGCGTGCTCACGTGGACGAACATCACCTGGAACAGCGGTGAGCGGCTCGCGTCCCGCACCGGTACGAGCGCATCCACCAGCTGCTCGAAGGGCATGTCCGGACGGCCGAAGGCCGCGAGGCATCCCTCGCGCGTGCGGCGCAGCAGCTCCAGGAAGGACAGCTCCCCGGACGCGTCCAGGCGCAGCGCCAGCGTGTTGGCGAAGAAGCCGATGAGCTTCTCCACCTCGCGCCGCCCACGTCCCGCGAAGGGCGTGCCCACCACGAGGTCCGACTGGCCGCTGTAGCGCGAGAGCAGGGCGCCGAAGCCCGCCAGCATCGTCATGTACGGAGTAACGCCCGCCTTGCGCGCCAGCTCGCGCACGGCCGCCGGCAGCGAGGGAGGCAGCGGCACCGGGAGGATGGCGCCACGGAACGTCTGCGCCGGAGGACGGGGCCGGTCCGTAGGCAGCTCCAGCACGGGCGGCGCGCCCTTGAGTCGTTCCATCCACCACGCACGCTGCGCCTCCAACGTCTCGCCCTGGAGCCACTCGCGCTGCCAGTGCGCGAAGTCCGCGTACTGCACCGGCAGCGCCGGGAGCTTCGGCTCCTCGCCGCGCGAGTGCGCGAGGTAGAGCGTGTTCAGCTCACCGGCCATCCAGTAGAACGACACCGCGTCGCAGACGATGTGGTGCGTGACGAACAGCAACACATGGTCGTCCTCCGCCACGCGCAGCAGCGCCGCGCGCACCAGCGGGCCCGCTTCCAAATCGAACCGGTGACGCGCCTCCTCCTCCGCGCGCCGCCGCACCGCCGCCTCGCGCGTCTCCCCGGGTCCAGGCTCCAGGTCCTCCACGGGCAGAGGCAGCGCCAGCGTCGGCGTCACGCGCTGCACGGGCTGGCCATTCACCTCCGCGAAGGTGGTGCGCAGCGACTCGTGCCGCTGGACGATGTCCGCCACCGCGCGGCGCAGCGCGGGCACGTCCAGCGGACCCTTCAGCCGGACGAAGAAGTGGACGTTGTACGTGGACGAGGTGCCCTCGAGCTGCGCGAGGAACCACAAGCGCTGCTGCATGAAGGACAGCGGCAGCGGCTCCGTGCGCGAGACGGGAACGAGGGGCAGACGTTTACGTCCCGGAAGGGCTTCCGGTTTCGCCGCCGGGGGTTCGGCGGCGCGCTCGTGCTGGCTCATGGTGTCAGGTCTCCAGGACGGCGAACGCGCGCGGACGCAGCGAGCGCAACATCACCGCGAGGACGAAGAAGGACAGCGCCGCGCTCGCGGTGACCAGGCGCACACCCAGCCGGTCCGCCAGCGCGCCCTGTAGCCACACGCCGAAGGTGAAGCCGGCGTAGAGAAGCATGCCGCTGAAGCTGGCGATGCGGGCTCGCATCTCCGCGGGCACGCGCGTCTGGCACAGCGTGGCCAGCCCCGTGTTCGTCAGCATGTAGAGGCTGCCCAGTCCCAGCACCGCCAGGGCGGCGACGGGCAGCGACGGAGACAGCCAGTACGCCGCCGCCATCAGGCCGATGAGCAGCACGCACCACTCCAGCAGACGCCCCCTGCCGAAGCGGTCCGCCAGCGAGCCCGCCGCGAGCGCCGCGAGCAGCGCGCCCGTGCCCTGCGCTCCGACGAGCAGCGACGTGGCGCCCGCGTCCAGGTTCAGCACGCGGATGGCCATGACGGGCGCCAGCGCGGTGAAGGGCGCGATGCACAGCGCCACCAACAGCGTGCCCAGCAGCGCCAGCGCGATGCCCGGGTCTTCCCGCGCCACCTTCATGCCCTCGGCGATGCCCGTCCACAGGCTCCCGGTGGGCGGCGTCCCGGTGGAGGTTGCGCCTCGCGCGAAGGCCAGTCCCACCAGCACCGCGAGGAAGGAGAGGGTGTTGGTGAGCAGCGCCCACTCCACGCCCACCAGCGTCACCACCGCCGCGCCCAGCGCCGGGCCGCAGATGCGCCCCAGGTTGTACTGCGCGGAGTCCAGGCTCAGCGCACTGTGCAGGTCGTCCTTCGGCACCGCGCTGACGATGAGCGCGGTGAAGGCCGGCAGGAAGAGGCTGGTGACGCAGCCATTGAGGAACGACACGACGGCGATGGCGGGCACCGTGAGCCTGCCGGTGAAGGCGAGCGTTGCCAGCGTGCCGGCCAGGAGGAGCTCCAGCGCCGTTCCCAGCGCCACGTAGCGGCGCCGGTCGAACCGGTCCGCCAGCGCTCCACCCAGCGGCGACAGGACGATGGCGGGGAGGAACGTCAGCGCGGCGACGCCGCCCGTCCACTCCGCGCGGCCCGTGACTTTCGTCACGTACACGCCCAGTGCCAGCACCTCCATCCACGTGCCGATGTTGGAGAGCGTGGCACCGGCGAGGATGAAGGCGAAGTCCCGGTGCCTCAGGGCGCGAAGCGAGGAGAGACGCGGCAGTCGGAGCGAGGACACGGTGGGCTCGTTCTACTTCACCCCGGGCGACATGCCCGGGGCTTCCCTGTCATTACTGTCTCACCAGGGGTTTCTTGACTCACCGTCATTGACGCATCGCGCGGCGACAATCACTGACGCGTCGCGCGGCGCCAATGTCAGACAACGCGGTTGTGGAGCTCGTCGAAGAAGCCCACCCACAGGCGCCACATGTCCTCGGCGCCGCGCACAATCGTGGCCATCTCCACATCCGTGTACTGGAGCCCCACGGTATGGCTCGCCGTCTCGACGTGGTCCGGCTCCTGCTTCACGTGGATGTCCACCCACGGCAGCACCTTGAGGCCGGTGGTGCGGCGCAACAGCTTGCCCAGCTTCGCCACCATGGTGAGGTCCGCCACCTCCGTGCCGTAGAGGAAGCCGAGGCCCGTGAGGTAGTCCTCCGTGGAGCGCTTGTAGCCGTCGATGAGCCGCTGCGTCGCGGGAGTCATCTCCGCCTCGGACACCGCCGCGCGCGCCAGCCCCGCGTCCGTCATCGTGGTGATGAAGAGCCGCTCGTGCGCGTTGGCCGGGTCTCCCTCGCCCACCTCCTGGTCCAGGATGTGTGAGACGGCCGTCTTCATCTCCAACTGCGGACATGCCGCCAGCAGCCGCCCGAGGAAGTTGGGGAAGTAGTGCATCGGGTGCCACCACTGTCCGAGCACCGTCTCCGCCTGGTCCTTCGACAGCGCACGCTCATCCACCATCTGGAAGAAGCGGTGCTTGAGGAGCTGTTCACGGTTGGGGTTCTTGTTCAGCTCCGCCTCGATGGATTGATTCCGCATGGCGTCTCCAGGGGTGTGGACCTCGGGACTCAAACAATACATCATCGTAGTCCGAGAAAACGGCGAAATAAAGCCATCGCAGTTTTTACCGATTAACTATACAGGTTAAACAGAGCCGTTTTGCATGTACGACACGAGAACTGGTATCACCCGCGCCATGTCGTCTCATGCGAAGTGGGTCGCGGCGCTGCTGGTGGCGTTGTGTGGGACGGTGAGCCAGGGCGCGCTGGAAGGCCCCGGCAAGGACCAGTTCCTGCGCGCGGCGCGTACTCCGGGCCGAATCACCGTGGACGGGAGGCTGGACGAGCCGGTGTGGGCCACCGCGCCCGTGTTCGACGGCTTCGTGCAGCGCTTCCCCAAGGCGGGCGCCACGCCCACCGAGCGCACGGAGCTGCGCGTCCTGTACGACGACGACACATTGTACGTGGGCGTGTATGCGCACGACTCGCAGCCGGCGCTCATCGACTACCGGCTGGGTCGGCGAGACAGCCTGCCTCGCGGTGACAGCGTCCACCTGCTCATCGACTCGGCGCATGACCACCGCACGGCCATGGTCTTCTCGCTGAGCGCCAGCGGCGTGCAGAGCGACGGCCTCTACTTCGACGACCGCAACTACACGCAGAACTGGGACGGTGTGTGGGACGCGGCGGCCGCGAGCGCGCCGGACGGCTGGGTGGCCGAGTACGCCATTCCCCTGTCATTGCTGCCTTTTCCCCAGGCGGAGGTCCAGACGTGGGGCTTCTCCGTGCGCCGAGACATCGGCCGGAAGAACGAAGAAATCGAATCGGTGGAGAACCCTCGCACCACCAACGCGGTGGCCTCGCGACTGGGGCACCTCACCGGGATGGAGGCGCTGCGCCCGCACGCGCGCTGGGAGGTGCGGCCCTACCTGGCGGCTCGTGGCGTCATGCGGCCCCAGTTCTCCGCGCCCGCCCAGCCCACCCCCCGGCTGCTCAGCCCGGTGCTCGACGTGGGCCTGGACGCGAAGGCGGCGGTGACGAGTGACTTGACGCTGAGCGCCACCCTCAACCCGGACTTCGGCGAGGTGGAGGCGGACCAGCTCCTGCTCAACCTCTCCACCTTCGAGTCCTTCTACCCGGAGCGGCGGCCCTTCTTCACGCAGGGCCTGGAGCTGTTCGAGCCGGTGGGCATGACGTCCGACACGGCGCCCATGTCGCTCTTCTACTCGCGGCGCATCGGCCTCGCGACGCCCATCCTCGGCGCGGCGAAGATGACGGGCACCGTGGGCAGCGGCGTGCAGGTGGGTGTCATGGAGGCGCTCGTCACCGCGCCCTGGCAGCAGCGGGACGAGACGAGCCCGGACCGCGCGCTGCACCTCAACGCCAGCCGCCCGCTGCACCTGGGGCCCGGCGTGGAGCTGCCCGGTGCGCCCACGGCCACCACCAACTTCCTGGTGGCGATGGCGCGCACCAAGGTGGGGACGAGCTCGCGCGTGGGCGTCTCGCTCGCCTCGGCGCAGCCTTTCGAGGGCACGTGCCGGCCCGAGGACGTGGACCCGCAGTTGGGAGGATTGCCCCCGGCGTCGTGCACGGCGCTGGGCTCACTGGCGGGCGCGCTGGACTTCGACCTGAAGACGGGCGACAGCCAGTGGGGCGTGCTGGGCCTCGTCACGGCGTCGCGCGCGGTGGCGGGGCCTCCGGAGCGCCTGTTGCGCGACGGCACGGTGCTGCGGCGCGGGGACGCGGGCCTGGGCGGCTACGTGCGCGCGGGCCGCTTCGGCGGCAAGGGCTTCCGGCCCGAGCTGGGCCTGGACTTCGCGCAGCCGACGCTGGAGCTCAACGCCACCGGCTTCCAGCGCACGCAGAATGCGATGCTGCCGCGCTTCCAGTTGCAGTACGCGCAGCCGGACGGCTTCGGGCCGCTGAATGACTTCTTCGCCACCTTCACCGTGAAGCCCCAGTGGACGGCGGACGGGCGGCGCGTGTACCGCGGCACGTCCGCCAGCCTCAGCGTGGACTCGCTCCTGCCGTCCTTCGACGTGCTGGGCGTGCAGGGCACGCTCGACGTGGGCGGCTATGACGTGCGCGAATTGTCCGGCACCGGCGTCCCGCTGGAGCGCACGGGCGTGGCGTACTTCGGCCTCTACGGCACCACGAAGTCCACACGCCTGGTGTCCGTGGGCGGCAACGCGGGCATCAACCGCCGCCTCGTCACGGACGCCGCGCCCGCGCACTGGGACTGGGCGGCCAGCCTCTACGCGGTGATGACCCCGCACCCCGCGCTGCAGACGCGCGTCGAGGTGGGCAGCGACCGGACGCGGCACGGGCCGCGCTACGTCATGTCGCTGGACGACAGCGACAGCCAGTTCCTCCTGGGCGATCTGGACTCGCGCTTCCTGTCCCTCACGCTGCGGCAGCAGTGGATTGTGTCACCGAAGCTGACGCTGCAGGGCTACGCCCAGCTCTTCACCGCGTATGGCGTGTACGGCCGCTACTTCACGGCGCAGTCGGACGCCGCGCGCTCGCGCATCGACCTGGACGCGCTCGAGCCCTCGGGGGCCCCGGCCAACTTCAACTTCCACGACACGGCGCTGAACGTGAACGCGGTGGCGCGGTGGGAGTACCGCCTGGGCTCCACGCTCTTCCTCGTGTACTCGCACACCCAGCAGGGCCTGCCCACGCCGGTGGGCGAGGTGGCCCCGGCGACGCTGGGGCCGAAGCGGCTGCTGGACGGCCCGGCGACGGACGCGGTGATGCTCAAGTGGAGCTACTACTGGGGCGCGTGAGGCGCTGAAGGGACTTCGCCGCATGGACGCGCGCTTCACCCCGGAGCACGAGGCGTTCCGCCGCACGGTGCGCCAGTTCGTCGAGAAGGAACTGGCGCCGCACGCGCTGGAGTGGGACCGCGCGGGCCACTTCCCCCGCGACGTCTACAAGAAGTGCGGCGAGCTGGGCTTCTTCGGCATCGACCACGACCCGAGGTACGGCGGCAGCGGGCTGGACACCTGGTACGTCGCCGTCTTCGCCGAGGAGCTGGCGCGCAGCCAGAATGGCGGCGTCAGCATGTCGTTGATGGTGCAGGGGCAGATGGCCACGCCCGTCATCAACGAGGTGGGCACCGACGAGCAGAAGCGCGAGTTCCTCGCCCCGGCGCTCGCGGGCGAGCGCATCGCCGCGCTGGCCATGAGCGAGCCGGGCGCGGGCTCGGACCTGGCGAGCCTGCGCACCACCGCGCGGCGCGACGGCGACGACTACGTCATCAACGGCTCGAAGATGTGGATTACCAACGGGGCGCGCGCGGACTTCCTCGTCCTCGCCGTGCGCACCGGCGGCGAGGGCATGACGGGTGTCTCGCTGGTGACGTGCCCCACGGACGTGAAGGGCTTCCACGTCTCGAAGAAGCTGGAGAAGGTGGGACAGCGCTCCTCGGACATGGCCGTCCTCTACTTCGAGGACTGCCGCATCCCCGCGCGCTACGTGCTGGGGCGGGAGAACGACGGCTTCTCCCTCATCATGA comes from Pyxidicoccus parkwaysis and encodes:
- a CDS encoding TenA family transcriptional regulator, with the protein product MRNQSIEAELNKNPNREQLLKHRFFQMVDERALSKDQAETVLGQWWHPMHYFPNFLGRLLAACPQLEMKTAVSHILDQEVGEGDPANAHERLFITTMTDAGLARAAVSEAEMTPATQRLIDGYKRSTEDYLTGLGFLYGTEVADLTMVAKLGKLLRRTTGLKVLPWVDIHVKQEPDHVETASHTVGLQYTDVEMATIVRGAEDMWRLWVGFFDELHNRVV
- a CDS encoding MFS transporter, whose amino-acid sequence is MSSLRLPRLSSLRALRHRDFAFILAGATLSNIGTWMEVLALGVYVTKVTGRAEWTGGVAALTFLPAIVLSPLGGALADRFDRRRYVALGTALELLLAGTLATLAFTGRLTVPAIAVVSFLNGCVTSLFLPAFTALIVSAVPKDDLHSALSLDSAQYNLGRICGPALGAAVVTLVGVEWALLTNTLSFLAVLVGLAFARGATSTGTPPTGSLWTGIAEGMKVAREDPGIALALLGTLLVALCIAPFTALAPVMAIRVLNLDAGATSLLVGAQGTGALLAALAAGSLADRFGRGRLLEWCVLLIGLMAAAYWLSPSLPVAALAVLGLGSLYMLTNTGLATLCQTRVPAEMRARIASFSGMLLYAGFTFGVWLQGALADRLGVRLVTASAALSFFVLAVMLRSLRPRAFAVLET
- a CDS encoding acyl-CoA dehydrogenase family protein, with the protein product MDARFTPEHEAFRRTVRQFVEKELAPHALEWDRAGHFPRDVYKKCGELGFFGIDHDPRYGGSGLDTWYVAVFAEELARSQNGGVSMSLMVQGQMATPVINEVGTDEQKREFLAPALAGERIAALAMSEPGAGSDLASLRTTARRDGDDYVINGSKMWITNGARADFLVLAVRTGGEGMTGVSLVTCPTDVKGFHVSKKLEKVGQRSSDMAVLYFEDCRIPARYVLGRENDGFSLIMNSFHAERLVTAVNTVAVMDGLLRDAIRYGRERKAFGERLVDFQVWRHTFVDHLTLVEAARRLTYHAVDLYERKRRQKVKPVKEISMAKLLTTELAQRVAYDCQQFYGGLGYVEDTHVARAWRDVRMLTIGGGTSEVMKEIIASMVAL
- a CDS encoding DUF5916 domain-containing protein; amino-acid sequence: MSSHAKWVAALLVALCGTVSQGALEGPGKDQFLRAARTPGRITVDGRLDEPVWATAPVFDGFVQRFPKAGATPTERTELRVLYDDDTLYVGVYAHDSQPALIDYRLGRRDSLPRGDSVHLLIDSAHDHRTAMVFSLSASGVQSDGLYFDDRNYTQNWDGVWDAAAASAPDGWVAEYAIPLSLLPFPQAEVQTWGFSVRRDIGRKNEEIESVENPRTTNAVASRLGHLTGMEALRPHARWEVRPYLAARGVMRPQFSAPAQPTPRLLSPVLDVGLDAKAAVTSDLTLSATLNPDFGEVEADQLLLNLSTFESFYPERRPFFTQGLELFEPVGMTSDTAPMSLFYSRRIGLATPILGAAKMTGTVGSGVQVGVMEALVTAPWQQRDETSPDRALHLNASRPLHLGPGVELPGAPTATTNFLVAMARTKVGTSSRVGVSLASAQPFEGTCRPEDVDPQLGGLPPASCTALGSLAGALDFDLKTGDSQWGVLGLVTASRAVAGPPERLLRDGTVLRRGDAGLGGYVRAGRFGGKGFRPELGLDFAQPTLELNATGFQRTQNAMLPRFQLQYAQPDGFGPLNDFFATFTVKPQWTADGRRVYRGTSASLSVDSLLPSFDVLGVQGTLDVGGYDVRELSGTGVPLERTGVAYFGLYGTTKSTRLVSVGGNAGINRRLVTDAAPAHWDWAASLYAVMTPHPALQTRVEVGSDRTRHGPRYVMSLDDSDSQFLLGDLDSRFLSLTLRQQWIVSPKLTLQGYAQLFTAYGVYGRYFTAQSDAARSRIDLDALEPSGAPANFNFHDTALNVNAVARWEYRLGSTLFLVYSHTQQGLPTPVGEVAPATLGPKRLLDGPATDAVMLKWSYYWGA